In one Juglans regia cultivar Chandler chromosome 11, Walnut 2.0, whole genome shotgun sequence genomic region, the following are encoded:
- the LOC108995160 gene encoding glycine-rich domain-containing protein 1-like, with amino-acid sequence MEVEQEFEWNEAQKIEINVDLMAAAKRHLQFLAAVDRNRYLYDGPALERAIYRYNACWLPLLAKHSASQIPEGPLVVPLECEWVWHCHRLNPVQYKSDCEALFGRVLDNSNVLSSVQGTCQRHTEEIWNRLFPEEPYNFNLTRAFSENVSEKLSGSEKYTKYDLVSAVKRQSPFFYQVSRPHMNNDLFLEGAVARYKGFLHLIKRNKEKSIRRFCVPTYDIDLIWHTHQLHPVSYSKDLNEVLGKVLEHDDMDSDRTKGKKLDTGFSGTTKQWEETFGRRYWRAGAMYRGSAPSPVTTTPCLSYMIGKEVDASNEFQKIIQLPQRKVVEVLLEIVGVRNLPEGHKGSLCVSFCKRQPDAIFNASWNLSILSESGKKQVAAFECEPTGELLFELISHSTSNLPIKRAPKVLGSTSLSLQDFLAPVSELSVEKWLELLPSSRTVISKPISLRVAVSFTIPSPAPRLLHIIFSRPFLKSSCLFPYPGMFRHTKSLAHVIDETGVEVLSLQLRDSSQDKAGENCIPRKEVIGVMASGETRTLAEFVGTGWSLMDSHWSLQFQKKSSDDGHIFELTGSRTIKFFPGRKLAYEPKYCEKHRSEHNFVTAVEFSTEDPYGKAVALFNLKSGIFKVVEEWMVVPGITATFILTDIFKKGGYDGFGVNCEDMGTDSPTEIIKGFVEEGKSANLTTSIASEVELNEDIAKGNGAIGENGSLSSGGCGGACGSGCGNALKSGGCGGCGTGCGGGCGGGGCGNMVKSGGCGGCGSTGCGGGCGNMVKSSGCGGCGSSGCGGCGGGCGGCGAKSAYENKPGNSCADEHSEATKVFISEALAV; translated from the exons ATGGAAGTGGAACAAGAGTTTGAGTGGAATGAAGCGCAAAAGATTGAGATAAATGTGGACCTCATGGCTGCAGCCAAACGGCACCTTCAGTTCCTTGCCGCTGTTGATAGGAATCGTTACCTCTATGATGGCCCTGCCCTTGAGAGGGCCATCTATAG GTATAATGCTTGTTGGCTTCCCTTGCTTGCCAAACATTCTGCATCCCAGATTCCTGAAGGGCCTTTGGTTGTTCCTCTTGAATGTGAATGGGTTTGGCATTGTCACAGGCTTAATCCA GTACAATACAAATCTGACTGTGAGGCACTTTTTGGAAGAGTCCTTGACAACTCTAATGTCTTGTCTTCTGTTCAAGGCACTTGTCAAAGGCATACTGAAGAGATCTGGAATAGACTGTTTCCTGAAGAGCCCTATAACTTCAACCTAACCAGAGCATTCTCGGAAAATGTCTCTGAGAAGCTTTCCGGCAGTGAAAAGTACACTAAATATGATCTGGTTTCAGCAGTTAAAAGACAGAGTCCTTTCTTTTACCAG GTATCCAGACCTCATATGAACAATGATCTCTTTCTTGAAGGAGCCGTTGCTAGATATAAAGGATTTTTGCATCTAATTAAGAGAAACAAGGAGAAGTCCATAAGACGTTTTTGTGTTCCTACATACGACATTGACCTTATCTGGCATACTCACCAGCTGCACCCTGTTTCATATAGTAAAGATCTCAATGAAGTGCTTGGAAAGGTATTGGAGCATGACGATATGGACTCGGACAGAACTAAAGGGAAGAAGCTGGATACTGGATTTTCTGGAACTACCAAACAGTGGGAAGAGACATTTGGTAGAAGGTATTGGAGAGCAGGAGCAATGTATAGGGGCAGTGCCCCATCTCCAGTCACAACCACTCCTTGCTTATCTTACATGATTGGCAAGGAGGTAGATGCATCTAATGAGTTTCAGAAAATAATTCAGCTTCCACAGCGGAAGGTTGTGGAG GTCCTTTTGGAGATTGTTGGAGTCAGGAACTTACCAGAAGGGCACAAAGGAAGTCTATGTGTCTCATTTTGCAAGAGACAACCTGATGCAATCTTTAATGCTTCATGGAACCTGAGTATTTTGTCTGAGTCTGGAAAGAAGCAGGTTGCTGCTTTTGAATGTGAACCAACAGGAGAGCTGCTGTTTGAACTCATATCCCATTCAACTTCCAACTTACCAATAAAAAGGGCTCCAAAAGTATTGGGTTCTACTTCACTCTCTCTGCAAGACTTTCTGGCCCCCGTCTCCGAACTTTCAGTTGAAAAATGGTTGGAGTTGTTGCCAAGTTCTAgaactgtaatctcaaaaccaATAAGCCTTCGAGTTGCTGTTTCTTTCACCATTCCATCTCCAGCGCCACGTTTGCTTCACATAATTTTCTCTCGACCATTTTTAAAAAGTTCTTGTTTGTTCCCCTACCCTGGAATGTTTCGTCATACCAAGAGCTTGGCGCATGTCATTGATGAAACCGGTGTAGAGGTCCTCAGCCTCCAACTGAG GGACTCAAGCCAGGACAAGGCAGGTGAAAATTGCATTCCCAGGAAAGAGGTAATTGGTGTTATGGCTTCTGGTGAAACACGCACTCTTGCTGAGTTTGTCGGCACTGGGTGGTCTTTGATGGATTCTCACTGGTCCCTTCAGTTTCAAAAGAAATCCAGTGATGATGGCCATATATTTGAGCTCACTGGCAGTAGGACG ATTAAATTTTTCCCTGGAAGAAAGCTGGCGTATGAACCCAAATATTGTGAGAAGCATAGAAGTGAACATAACTTTGTGACAGCAGTTGAATTCTCTACGGAAGACCCCTATGGCAAAGCGGTAGCATTGTTCAACTTGAAATCTGGGATTTTCAAG GTGGTGGAAGAATGGATGGTAGTGCCCGGAATTACAGCCACATTTATACTTACTGATATTTTTAAGAAGGGAGGATACGATGGATTTGGAGTGAATTGCGAAGACATGGGAACCGATAGTCCAACTGAAATTATCAAGGGATTTGTTGAGGAAGGCAAGAGCGCCAACCTGACCACTTCCATAGCAAGTGAAGTAGAGTTGAATGAGGACATCGCTAAAGGAAATGGTGCAATAGGAGAAAATGGCAGTTTGTCTAGTGGAGGTTGTGGTGGAGCGTGTGGTAGTGGCTGTGGAAATGCCTTAAAGAGCGGTGGCTGTGGCGGATGTGGCACCGGCTGTGGTGGTGgatgtggtggtggtggatgtGGAAACATGGTTAAGAGTGGAGGGTGCGGTGGGTGTGGCAGTACTGGTTGTGGCGGTGGCTGTGGAAACATGGTGAAGAGCAGTGGGTGTGGTGGCTGTGGCAGCAGTGGTTGCGGCGGTTGTGGTGGTGGCTGCGGGGGGTGTGGTGCCAAAtctgcatatgaaaataaacccgGTAACTCCTGTGCCGATGAACATTCAGAGGCAACAAAGGTCTTTATCAGTGAGGCTTTAGCCGTCTGA
- the LOC109013223 gene encoding transcription factor GTE2-like, whose protein sequence is MSRRGGEGKVYTRKYFNKNTATTSINPLLEPNLNQYHNPRFNGQIHGLSRQSKESVAVPAVPDVTMSPTLKSMSFNETKKSSLHGSHVTFNLATYSRRGLSELKKRLISELRQVRSLITRIESGDFGFGPGFPSTQSSLTHRPPPLPRQVNCEVDLPKPKGKCTPNANHRRQSSELLTVKNKRPGPKISGTKRSSPFGLGKDAKRSALEHPVTEKLTNSMMKRCGHILRKLMKHKFGWVFNVPVDIAKLGLHDYNRIVKTPMDLGTVKSHLQKNLYISPLHFAADVRLTFNNALLYNPKGTDVNFMAEQLLSMFDAMFNPAYNKFEAEQHRVSKTIKESRSMVLTQQTQRATSGPMPDAVAKKLDSAMARSRPTFSNPSQPPAPVRSMPIPMLAPVPVAKPIVAQRPLKLPKPKAKDPNKREMSYEERAKLGQSLQNLPPEKTEQFVQILKKRNGHLVQHGDEIELDIEAIDTETLWELDRFVTYHKKMMSKMKRQGLLIQNNNQRSTEIQIGNKSPLSEMVAEAGLVQKSKKGEFWEEDVDIGEEIPLENFPPVVIDKDATACAGSGSSGSSCSTSSSDSSSSSDSDSESSSASDSDAESVQSPFVELKEAQRT, encoded by the exons ATGAGCCGTCGTGGGGGTGAAGGCAAAGTTTATACGAGGAAGTACTTCAATAAAAACACCGCTACTACCTCCATTAATCCTCTTCTCGAGCCCAACCTGAACCAATATCATAATCCGCGCTTTAACGGGCAGATCCATGGGCTCTCCCGGCAGAGTAAAGAGTCAGTGGCTGTCCCGGCTGTGCCGGACGTTACTATGTCACCGACTCTGAAATCCATGAGCTTCAATGAGACGAAGAAATCGTCGTTACATGGAAGTCACGTGACCTTCAATCTGGCTACTTACTCGAGGCGAGGGCTGTCGGAGCTGAAGAAACGCTTGATCTCGGAGCTCCGGCAGGTCCGCAGTCTAATTACTCGGATCGAGTCTGGAGACTTCGGGTTCGGACCTGGATTCCCGTCAACTCAGTCTTCTCTGACCCACCGGCCTCCGCCGCTGCCTCGTCAGGTCAACTGCGAAGTAGATTTACCGAAGCCGAAAGGGAAATGTACGCCTAATGCGAACCACCGCCGCCAATCTTCGGAACTTCTGACCGTGAAGAACAAGAGGCCGGGTCCGAAGATCTCTGGCACCAAGCGGAGCAGCCCTTTCGGTTTGGGGAAGGATGCGAAGCGTTCCGCGCTGGAGCACCCCGTGACGGAGAAGCTCACCAACAGCATGATGAAAAGGTGCGGAcatattttgagaaagttgatgAAGCACAAGTTCGGTTGGGTTTTCAACGTTCCAGTTGACATTGCCAAATTGGGCCTCCACGATTATAATCGCATCGTCAAGACCCCAATGGATCTTGGCACCGTCAAATCCCACTTGCAGAAGAACCTATACATTTCGCCGCTCCATTTCGCGGCCGATGTGAGGCTGACTTTTAACAATGCCCTGCTTTACAATCCCAAGGGAACTGATGTCAATTTCATGGCGGAACAGCTCTTGTCCATGTTCGATGCGATGTTCAACCCGGCATACAACAAATTCGAGGCCGAACAACACCGAGTgtcaaaaacaataaaagaatcACGGTCTATGGTTTTGACTCAACAAACGCAGAGAGCCACCTCTGGTCCCATGCCCGATGCCGTTGCGAAGAAATTGGACTCTGCCATGGCGCGATCACGACCCACATTCTCAAACCCATCACAGCCCCCAGCTCCAGTGCGGTCAATGCCAATTCCAATGCTGGCTCCGGTTCCAGTTGCGAAGCCAATCGTGGCACAGAGACCGTTGAAGCTGCCGAAGCCAAAAGCAAAGGATCCGAACAAGAGGGAAATGAGCTATGAGGAGAGGGCGAAGTTGGGGCAGAGTTTACAGAATTTACCGCCAGAGAAGACGGAGCAGTTTGTGCAGATTTTAAAGAAGAGAAATGGGCATTTAGTGCAGCACGGGGACGAGATCGAGCTTGACATTGAGGCCATTGACACGGAAACACTATGGGAGCTTGATAGGTTTGTGACTTACCACAAGAAGATGATGAGCAAGATGAAACGGCAAGGGCTCCTCATCCAAAACAACAATCAGAGATCAACTGAAATCCAAATCGGCAACAAG TCTCCTTTGAGCGAGATGGTGGCCGAGGCTGGGCTGGTACAGAAGAGCAAGAAAGGGGAATTTTGGGAGGAGGATGTGGACATTGGAGAGGAAATTCCTTTGGAAAACTTCCCGCCTGTGGTAATTGACAAGGACGCAACTGCTTGTGCCGGTAGTGGGTCTAGTGGTTCGAGTTGTTCAACCTCTAGCAGTGACTCCTCTTCCTCTAGTG ATTCGGATTCTGAAAGTTCTTCAGCAAGTGATTCCGATGCAGAAAGTGTGCAATCACCGTTTGTAGAATTGAAAGAAGCTCAGCGTACCTAA